In Luteolibacter sp. Y139, a genomic segment contains:
- a CDS encoding DUF1553 domain-containing protein produces MSRFLIIPALFVAPAIAAERPISYAFDVRPVLSDKCFACHGPDASKRDSGLRLDNPDGAYGPLKDSPGSAIVPGDPTKSVAWKRILSKDPEVVMPPPKSHLFLSDGEKGVIRKWIEQGGKYEPHWAFQPLPESVAVPAPKDAAWPQQEIDRFVLARLESEELVPSPAADPLRWLRRATLDLTGLPPGPEEIAAFRQNPDKAAAVDRLLATPRFGEHFAVRWLDAARYADSYGYQADALTAFWPWRDWVIRSLNSNLPIDQFITWQVAGDLLPDATREQQLATTFNRLHRLTMEGGSVAQEFLVENMADRVQTFGSVFLALTMECCRCHDHKYDPIAMRDYYSLGAFFNSIPERGFYSSGSVQPSPTLLLPNEGQEKKLTDANVAAVAAFAAVEKRMSESDGDFEAWLATSPGLPAVDLVSHLTFDGEGLASQLKDEAGAPNADGNGLPRVPGKSGAAVRLDGDTGVDLANRLAFERCDPFTVDIVLRDTLANPASTLVLHRSSGTDVGYNGIELRLAGGRIEAMIVRDWPGNAIGVKTIQGIPRDQWARVTWTYDGSSSARGLRLFLDGQPMETEVTADSLVKSTAFDNHGGLPAVIGQRFRDRGFNGGEIDDLRIWKRELAPLEVAALQDPAKWAAALAGSGAQRTALKAAWVLSTDASYREALVSLRNARAAVIGAENPIFEIPTMRDTEVPRPSHILARGAYDAPRGKENEVNRDTFGQILIPFPKDAPRNRLGLARWLTDPRHPLTSRVFVNRIWANFFGAGIVETSDNFGLQGSLPSHPELLDWMARDFVSHGWDLKRLCRSIVLSATYGQDSRMRPDLRERDPSNRLLARGPSRRLSSEQVRDLALASSGLLQQRDGGPPVSPYQPGGDLWRESNSMSPAYHQSKGADLYRRSLYSVWKRTAPLPNMQAFDSPTREVCTIRRPQTNTPLQALVLLNDVQFLEAARALATKVQPLPAEQRLAAAFTACASRPPTDLEAKLLGELQAEQLEQFKANPEDAKKYLTQGESPAGRDLDPVETAALTVTCSAILNLDASVWNR; encoded by the coding sequence ATGTCGCGATTTCTGATCATTCCTGCGCTTTTTGTCGCACCTGCCATAGCGGCGGAGCGGCCGATCTCGTATGCCTTCGATGTCCGGCCCGTCCTTTCCGACAAGTGTTTCGCCTGCCACGGGCCGGATGCATCGAAGCGCGATTCCGGGCTGCGGCTCGACAATCCCGATGGTGCCTACGGCCCGCTGAAGGATTCGCCGGGCAGCGCGATCGTGCCGGGTGATCCGACGAAATCGGTGGCTTGGAAGCGGATCCTTTCCAAGGACCCGGAGGTGGTGATGCCGCCGCCGAAGTCGCACCTCTTCCTCAGCGATGGTGAGAAAGGCGTGATCCGGAAATGGATCGAGCAGGGCGGCAAATACGAGCCGCACTGGGCATTCCAGCCATTGCCGGAGTCGGTGGCCGTGCCGGCGCCGAAGGACGCCGCGTGGCCGCAGCAGGAGATCGACCGCTTCGTGCTAGCCCGCCTCGAGAGTGAGGAACTGGTTCCTTCGCCTGCCGCTGATCCGCTTCGTTGGCTGCGCCGGGCGACGCTGGATCTAACAGGTCTGCCTCCGGGTCCGGAAGAGATCGCGGCTTTTCGGCAGAACCCCGACAAGGCCGCGGCGGTGGATCGCCTGCTTGCGACCCCGCGCTTCGGTGAGCACTTCGCGGTGCGGTGGCTGGATGCGGCGCGCTACGCCGACTCGTATGGCTATCAGGCTGACGCTTTGACCGCCTTCTGGCCATGGCGTGATTGGGTGATCCGCTCGCTGAACTCGAACCTGCCGATCGATCAATTCATCACCTGGCAGGTGGCGGGGGATTTGTTGCCGGACGCGACTCGTGAGCAGCAACTCGCCACGACCTTCAACCGCCTTCATCGCCTGACGATGGAAGGCGGCTCGGTCGCACAGGAGTTCCTGGTCGAGAACATGGCCGATCGCGTCCAGACCTTCGGCTCGGTCTTCCTCGCGCTGACGATGGAGTGCTGCCGCTGCCACGATCACAAGTACGACCCGATCGCGATGCGGGACTACTACTCGCTCGGCGCGTTCTTCAATTCGATTCCCGAGCGCGGCTTCTATAGCAGCGGCAGCGTCCAGCCATCGCCGACCTTGCTGCTGCCGAACGAGGGGCAGGAAAAGAAACTCACCGATGCCAATGTGGCTGCCGTTGCCGCGTTCGCTGCCGTGGAGAAGCGCATGTCGGAATCCGATGGTGACTTCGAGGCATGGCTGGCCACGTCGCCGGGACTGCCTGCGGTCGATCTGGTGTCCCATCTCACCTTCGATGGCGAAGGGCTGGCCTCGCAATTGAAGGACGAAGCGGGCGCCCCGAATGCGGATGGCAATGGTCTGCCGCGCGTGCCGGGCAAGTCCGGAGCGGCGGTGCGACTGGATGGCGATACCGGGGTTGATCTGGCGAACCGACTCGCCTTTGAGCGCTGCGATCCATTCACGGTCGATATCGTCTTGCGGGATACTTTGGCCAATCCGGCTTCAACGCTGGTTCTTCATCGCAGCTCGGGAACGGATGTCGGCTACAATGGCATTGAGCTGCGTCTCGCGGGCGGCCGCATCGAGGCGATGATTGTCCGTGATTGGCCGGGCAATGCGATCGGTGTGAAGACCATCCAGGGAATCCCGCGCGATCAATGGGCCCGGGTGACTTGGACCTACGATGGATCTAGTAGCGCGCGCGGGCTGCGGTTGTTCCTCGATGGCCAGCCCATGGAAACCGAGGTCACGGCGGACTCGCTGGTGAAGTCCACGGCCTTCGACAATCACGGTGGCTTACCGGCCGTCATCGGGCAGCGCTTCCGCGACCGCGGCTTTAATGGCGGCGAGATTGATGACCTGCGAATCTGGAAGCGCGAGCTCGCGCCTCTGGAGGTTGCGGCATTGCAGGACCCGGCGAAATGGGCGGCGGCGCTTGCAGGTTCCGGCGCGCAACGGACGGCGCTCAAGGCCGCATGGGTGCTTTCCACCGATGCGAGTTATCGCGAAGCACTAGTATCACTCCGCAATGCACGAGCCGCCGTGATAGGTGCCGAGAATCCCATCTTCGAAATCCCGACGATGCGGGATACGGAAGTTCCGCGGCCGTCCCACATTCTGGCCCGCGGTGCCTACGATGCTCCTCGTGGCAAGGAGAACGAGGTGAACCGCGATACCTTCGGCCAGATCCTGATTCCCTTTCCAAAGGATGCGCCGCGCAACCGCCTCGGTCTCGCACGGTGGCTGACGGATCCGCGCCACCCCCTGACTTCGCGGGTGTTCGTCAATCGCATCTGGGCGAATTTCTTCGGTGCCGGCATCGTGGAAACGTCCGACAATTTTGGCCTGCAAGGGTCGCTGCCGAGCCATCCGGAGCTGCTTGACTGGATGGCGCGCGACTTCGTTTCCCACGGCTGGGATCTCAAGCGGCTGTGCCGGTCCATCGTGCTCAGCGCGACCTACGGTCAGGATAGTAGAATGCGCCCGGATCTTCGGGAGCGCGATCCCTCGAATCGGCTGCTGGCCCGCGGCCCATCGCGGCGGCTTTCGTCGGAGCAGGTTCGCGATCTCGCGTTGGCATCGTCCGGCTTGCTCCAGCAGCGCGATGGTGGCCCGCCGGTTTCGCCGTATCAACCGGGCGGTGACCTGTGGCGCGAGTCGAATTCGATGTCGCCCGCTTATCACCAATCCAAAGGCGCTGATCTCTATCGCCGCTCGCTCTACTCGGTGTGGAAGCGCACCGCGCCGCTGCCGAACATGCAGGCCTTCGACAGTCCGACCCGCGAGGTCTGCACGATCCGCAGGCCGCAGACGAACACTCCCTTGCAGGCGCTGGTGCTGCTCAATGACGTGCAGTTCCTTGAGGCGGCCCGAGCGCTGGCAACGAAGGTGCAGCCGCTGCCCGCTGAACAACGGCTTGCGGCGGCCTTCACTGCCTGCGCCTCGCGTCCTCCTACTGATCTTGAAGCGAAGTTGCTGGGCGAGCTTCAGGCTGAGCAACTCGAACAGTTCAAAGCCAACCCCGAGGACGCGAAGAAATACCTGACCCAAGGCGAAAGCCCGGCAGGTCGCGACCTTGATCCCGTCGAAACCGCCGCGCTCACCGTAACCTGTTCGGCCATCCTAAACCTCGACGCTTCCGTGTGGAACCGATGA
- a CDS encoding SMP-30/gluconolactonase/LRE family protein, whose protein sequence is MTIETVGNYRAQWGEGPLWWKDSLLYVDIEKHRVVRFNPATGEEQTWEVGERVGTVVPREAGGFVIAGDNGFHLLGEDGRLTALGDPEPDKADNRFNDGKCSPDGRFFAGTISLVKKTGDAMLYRLDPDLTIHESFGPVTNSNGIVWSADGRTVYYIDTPRKEVLAFDYEAGHLTNLRSVVSTAHYEWSPDGMTIDADGNLWIAFCHGACVCCFSPESGQELRKIDLPCLETTACAFGGPDLADLYVTTGVHKSVEEADAGRLFVIRGLGVKGLPANGFAG, encoded by the coding sequence GTGACCATCGAAACCGTCGGAAACTACCGCGCCCAGTGGGGTGAAGGCCCCCTGTGGTGGAAGGATTCGCTCCTGTATGTGGACATCGAAAAGCACCGCGTGGTGCGTTTCAACCCGGCCACCGGCGAGGAGCAGACCTGGGAGGTGGGCGAGCGCGTGGGGACGGTGGTGCCGCGCGAGGCGGGTGGATTTGTGATCGCGGGGGACAATGGCTTTCATCTCCTAGGCGAGGATGGCCGCCTGACCGCGCTCGGTGATCCGGAGCCGGACAAGGCCGACAACCGCTTCAATGATGGCAAATGCTCGCCGGACGGCCGCTTCTTCGCCGGCACCATCAGCCTGGTGAAAAAGACCGGCGATGCGATGCTCTACCGCCTCGATCCCGACCTGACGATCCACGAGAGCTTCGGCCCGGTGACGAATTCGAATGGCATCGTGTGGAGCGCGGACGGCCGCACCGTTTATTACATCGATACTCCGCGGAAGGAGGTCCTCGCTTTTGACTACGAAGCGGGGCATCTGACGAATTTGCGGAGCGTGGTTTCCACCGCGCATTACGAGTGGTCGCCGGATGGCATGACCATCGACGCCGATGGCAACCTGTGGATCGCGTTCTGCCACGGGGCCTGTGTTTGCTGCTTCAGCCCGGAGAGCGGACAGGAGCTGCGGAAGATCGACCTGCCGTGCCTGGAAACGACCGCCTGTGCCTTCGGCGGACCGGATTTGGCCGATCTCTACGTCACCACTGGAGTGCACAAAAGCGTCGAGGAAGCCGACGCCGGTCGCCTCTTCGTGATCCGCGGGCTGGGGGTGAAGGGACTGCCGGCGAACGGCTTCGCGGGTTAG
- a CDS encoding N-acetylmuramoyl-L-alanine amidase family protein, with amino-acid sequence MPNRFSIPLLLAVLFAWLGAAPAAHAQWETKQINGRDYVCVDGMKKFYGFESVKRSGNQCVLHKPVMVKDPKTGETVDKGVVVELQNGSQDCLMNGVKFVFSYQVEENGGRLWMSRIDLTKLVDPVLRPNYIPDAGNFKTVIIDPGHGGKDPGATNGLGTEATYNLDVGSRLKGMLTTAGYRVLMTRESDRYLTLQERVQIANGVNENAIFISIHHNSGGSSARGIETFTLSPIGVAHYGRGLNASDFEMRTGNSHDSGNVALATAVHGSLLTILKDKDSGKSYTLDRGIKRARFSVLTGVKHPAILVECGFMTHEYEARLIASEAYRNTVAKAIQLAVVRYSKAVSKSPAANP; translated from the coding sequence ATGCCGAACCGATTTTCGATTCCGCTCCTGCTGGCTGTGCTCTTTGCGTGGCTGGGGGCTGCTCCCGCGGCACATGCGCAGTGGGAGACCAAGCAGATCAACGGTCGCGACTACGTCTGCGTCGACGGGATGAAGAAGTTCTACGGCTTCGAATCGGTCAAACGCAGCGGCAACCAGTGCGTGCTCCACAAGCCAGTCATGGTGAAAGACCCCAAGACCGGCGAGACGGTCGACAAGGGCGTGGTGGTGGAGCTTCAGAACGGATCCCAGGATTGCCTGATGAACGGCGTGAAGTTCGTCTTCAGCTATCAGGTCGAGGAAAACGGCGGACGCCTCTGGATGTCGCGGATCGACCTCACCAAGCTGGTGGATCCCGTGCTGCGGCCGAACTACATCCCGGATGCCGGGAATTTCAAAACGGTGATCATCGATCCCGGCCACGGCGGCAAGGATCCCGGCGCGACCAATGGCTTGGGCACGGAAGCCACCTACAACCTCGATGTCGGCAGCCGTCTAAAGGGGATGCTCACTACCGCCGGCTACAGGGTCCTGATGACCCGCGAGAGCGACCGCTACCTCACGCTGCAGGAGCGGGTCCAGATCGCCAACGGGGTGAACGAAAACGCGATCTTCATTTCCATTCACCACAATTCCGGTGGCAGCTCGGCCCGCGGAATCGAAACCTTCACACTCTCGCCCATCGGCGTGGCCCACTACGGACGCGGACTCAATGCCAGCGACTTCGAGATGCGCACCGGCAATAGCCACGACTCCGGCAATGTCGCCCTCGCCACCGCCGTCCACGGCTCGCTCCTGACCATCCTCAAGGACAAGGACAGCGGAAAATCCTACACCCTGGATCGCGGCATCAAGCGCGCCCGCTTCAGTGTCTTGACCGGCGTGAAGCACCCCGCCATCCTGGTCGAATGCGGCTTCATGACGCACGAATATGAAGCCCGCCTGATCGCCAGCGAGGCCTATCGCAACACGGTCGCCAAGGCGATCCAGCTTGCTGTGGTCAGATACAGCAAGGCGGTCTCCAAGTCCCCTGCGGCAAATCCGTAA
- a CDS encoding putative signal transducing protein produces the protein MKEVVRERTLIRLSHYQAVLEGAGIPTFIRNEALAHLEVPIPTFCPALCVVDDQDYDRAIGLLHESAEQAAKASTEDCLCPACGEINPRSFDLCWNCGAELA, from the coding sequence ATGAAAGAAGTCGTGCGCGAACGTACCCTGATCAGGCTCTCCCACTATCAGGCCGTTCTCGAGGGCGCTGGCATCCCCACCTTTATCCGGAATGAGGCCCTCGCCCACCTCGAGGTCCCGATCCCGACCTTCTGTCCGGCGCTCTGCGTCGTGGATGATCAGGACTACGACCGTGCCATCGGTCTCCTCCACGAGTCGGCCGAACAGGCGGCAAAGGCTTCCACCGAAGATTGCCTGTGCCCCGCGTGTGGCGAAATCAACCCGCGGAGCTTCGATCTCTGCTGGAACTGCGGCGCAGAACTCGCGTGA
- the map gene encoding type I methionyl aminopeptidase: MARRHKIRIKSPHEIGRMRIAGQTASEILMELVKAVEPGRTTLEIDKLAGELMRQRDCKSAALGYRGYSGQICISVNEEVVHGIGGPRKIQPGDCVTIDVAIVKGGWFSDNAITVAVGEVTEETRRLLVATEESLFVAISHARAGKRLADLCGSVEDYVKPLGFTVVREFVGHGVGRDLHEEPQVPNYRPQGKSPILEPGMTLAIEPMVNAGTHSVRILDDGWTVVTADGKPSAHFEHTVLITEGEPELLTWRERGVPGL; the protein is encoded by the coding sequence ATGGCCAGGCGGCATAAGATCCGAATCAAGTCACCGCACGAAATCGGGCGCATGCGCATCGCCGGCCAGACGGCCAGCGAGATTCTGATGGAGCTTGTGAAGGCCGTCGAACCGGGCCGTACGACGCTGGAGATCGACAAGCTTGCCGGCGAGTTGATGCGGCAGCGCGACTGCAAGAGCGCGGCCTTGGGCTACCGTGGCTATAGCGGCCAGATTTGCATTTCGGTCAACGAGGAGGTCGTTCACGGTATCGGCGGCCCGCGCAAGATTCAGCCCGGCGACTGCGTGACGATCGACGTCGCGATCGTCAAGGGAGGCTGGTTCAGTGACAATGCCATCACCGTGGCAGTCGGTGAAGTCACCGAGGAGACCCGGCGCCTGCTTGTCGCCACCGAAGAGTCCTTGTTCGTCGCGATTTCCCACGCCCGCGCTGGCAAGCGCTTGGCTGACCTTTGCGGGTCGGTGGAGGACTATGTAAAACCGCTCGGCTTCACCGTGGTTCGCGAATTTGTCGGCCACGGCGTCGGTCGCGACCTGCACGAAGAACCGCAGGTGCCGAACTACCGCCCGCAAGGCAAGAGCCCGATCCTCGAGCCGGGAATGACCCTGGCAATCGAGCCGATGGTGAATGCGGGCACGCATTCCGTCCGGATCCTCGACGACGGCTGGACGGTGGTGACTGCCGATGGCAAGCCCTCCGCGCACTTCGAGCACACCGTGCTGATCACCGAAGGCGAGCCCGAGCTGCTGACGTGGCGGGAGCGGGGCGTGCCCGGCTTGTGA
- a CDS encoding adenylate kinase family protein encodes MSKQVVLLGPPASGKGTQGRRLAEDLGLAYLSTGALLRSAVEQGTELGKQAEPILARGEYLPDSLMCPIMGEWLAKQTGGWVLDGFPRSVPQADFLAGWLSEHGLNLTAAVLLEVPLDELLVRLGNRIECPECRWSGRRQELNRADRCPECGGVTGPRADDTPANFRSRLAEYEEHTLPVVARYESEGLLRRFDATTGADDVEKRLVECIRSLKAHGQAA; translated from the coding sequence ATGTCGAAACAAGTCGTTCTCCTCGGTCCGCCTGCCTCCGGCAAGGGGACCCAGGGCCGTCGGCTGGCCGAGGACCTCGGCCTTGCCTACCTGAGCACGGGCGCGCTGCTGCGCTCGGCGGTAGAGCAGGGGACGGAACTCGGCAAACAAGCCGAGCCGATCCTAGCCCGCGGGGAATACCTGCCCGACTCGTTGATGTGCCCTATCATGGGCGAATGGCTCGCCAAGCAAACCGGCGGCTGGGTGCTGGATGGTTTCCCGCGCAGCGTCCCGCAGGCCGACTTCCTTGCCGGATGGCTTTCCGAGCACGGACTGAATCTCACGGCCGCGGTGCTGCTGGAGGTGCCGCTTGATGAACTTCTGGTGCGACTTGGCAACCGTATCGAGTGCCCGGAGTGCCGCTGGTCCGGCCGCCGCCAGGAGCTCAATCGTGCCGACCGCTGCCCGGAGTGTGGCGGCGTGACCGGCCCGCGCGCCGACGATACCCCGGCGAATTTCCGCTCGCGCCTTGCCGAGTATGAGGAGCACACGCTCCCGGTGGTGGCTCGCTATGAAAGCGAAGGCCTGCTGCGCCGCTTCGACGCGACCACGGGCGCGGACGATGTGGAGAAGCGCTTGGTCGAGTGCATCCGATCCCTCAAAGCTCATGGCCAGGCGGCATAA
- the secY gene encoding preprotein translocase subunit SecY, giving the protein MISAFANTWKVPELRDRILFTLAMIIIVRLGTHITLPGVDSSVIEKWMADAAKTDGGNAFGAMLTIFAGGGLQKAGIFALGIMPYISASIMVQLMTAVVPKLARLAREDGGRQKITQYTRYITIVIALVQGYFMATSLMHPDRLFYMRGIDNAAKYGVLVPGADLAWIALTVLTLVSGTLLLMWIGDQMTERGLGNGTSIIITVNIISALPGALVQTWKFFVTGENVNAFSSVKLVIMIAMLIVVIAATIALTQAQRRIAVQYAKRVVGRKQFGGQTQYLPLKVNYAGVMPIIFATAILSLPTMMISWIARGETWAMKLQEALAMGSLWYYVLGGLFIFFFSYFWVATMFQPSQISEDLKRNGGYIPGVRPGKPTADFLDFTMTRLTFAGAIFLTFVFVLQPLVGHLIGLPQGSMVLQFFGGTSLLILVGVVLDIMRQVETHLLQRHYDGFLRKGKIKGRYDRLSQTGNAASSTALVYLWAVIGLLVVVAAAAWIAKA; this is encoded by the coding sequence ATGATCTCCGCTTTCGCGAACACTTGGAAGGTGCCGGAACTCCGGGACCGCATTCTCTTCACCCTGGCGATGATCATCATCGTCCGCCTTGGCACCCACATCACGTTGCCCGGGGTGGATTCCTCGGTGATCGAGAAGTGGATGGCTGATGCCGCAAAGACCGACGGTGGCAATGCCTTTGGCGCCATGCTCACCATCTTCGCGGGTGGCGGTCTCCAGAAGGCCGGTATCTTCGCGCTGGGGATCATGCCCTACATTTCGGCATCGATCATGGTGCAGCTCATGACCGCGGTGGTGCCGAAGCTGGCCCGCCTTGCCCGTGAGGACGGCGGCCGCCAGAAGATCACCCAGTATACCCGCTACATCACGATCGTGATCGCGCTGGTGCAGGGCTATTTCATGGCGACCTCGCTGATGCATCCGGACCGCCTGTTCTACATGCGCGGCATCGATAATGCGGCGAAGTATGGCGTGCTGGTACCCGGAGCGGACCTCGCCTGGATCGCCCTCACCGTTCTTACGCTGGTCTCCGGCACCCTGCTGCTGATGTGGATCGGTGACCAGATGACCGAGCGCGGTCTCGGCAATGGTACCTCGATCATCATCACGGTGAACATCATTTCCGCCCTGCCCGGCGCCCTGGTCCAGACGTGGAAATTCTTCGTCACCGGCGAAAACGTGAATGCCTTCAGCTCGGTGAAGCTGGTGATCATGATCGCCATGCTGATCGTGGTGATTGCCGCCACCATCGCCCTCACCCAGGCCCAGCGCCGGATCGCGGTGCAGTATGCGAAGCGCGTCGTCGGCCGGAAGCAATTCGGCGGCCAGACCCAGTATCTGCCTCTCAAGGTCAACTACGCCGGCGTGATGCCGATCATCTTCGCGACGGCGATCCTTTCGCTGCCGACGATGATGATCTCCTGGATCGCCCGCGGTGAGACCTGGGCGATGAAGCTTCAGGAAGCCCTCGCGATGGGCAGCCTGTGGTACTACGTCCTCGGCGGCCTGTTCATCTTCTTCTTCTCCTACTTCTGGGTGGCGACCATGTTCCAGCCGTCCCAGATCTCCGAGGACCTGAAGCGCAATGGCGGCTACATCCCTGGCGTCCGCCCGGGCAAGCCGACGGCTGACTTCCTCGATTTCACGATGACCCGCCTGACCTTCGCGGGCGCCATCTTCCTCACCTTCGTGTTCGTGCTGCAACCGCTGGTCGGCCACCTGATCGGCCTGCCGCAGGGCTCGATGGTGCTCCAGTTCTTCGGCGGCACCAGCTTGCTGATCCTTGTCGGTGTGGTGCTCGATATCATGCGCCAGGTGGAGACCCACCTGCTGCAGCGCCACTACGACGGTTTCCTCCGGAAGGGCAAGATCAAGGGTCGCTACGATCGCCTTTCCCAGACCGGCAATGCCGCGTCCAGCACTGCACTCGTTTACCTGTGGGCCGTGATCGGCCTGCTCGTGGTCGTGGCCGCCGCGGCGTGGATCGCCAAAGCGTAA
- the rplO gene encoding 50S ribosomal protein L15, with the protein MKLHTLAPNKGAKHRVKRLGCGESSGHGKTSGKGNKGQKARSGSGTRVGFEGGQMPLHRRLPKRGFNNINFKTKVEVVNLSQLDKAFNDGDTVNEEALRKAGLINRACEQVKVLGQGEISKKLTLVVDTISASAKEKVEKAGGSVQLPA; encoded by the coding sequence ATGAAACTTCACACTCTCGCGCCGAACAAGGGCGCCAAGCACCGGGTCAAGCGCCTCGGCTGCGGCGAAAGCTCCGGCCACGGCAAGACCTCCGGCAAGGGCAACAAGGGCCAGAAGGCTCGCTCCGGCAGCGGCACCCGCGTCGGTTTCGAAGGTGGCCAGATGCCCCTTCACCGTCGTCTGCCCAAGCGCGGCTTCAACAACATCAACTTCAAGACCAAGGTCGAAGTGGTGAACCTGTCCCAGCTCGACAAGGCCTTCAACGACGGTGACACCGTCAATGAGGAAGCCCTGCGCAAGGCCGGTCTCATCAACCGCGCCTGCGAACAGGTCAAGGTGCTCGGCCAGGGCGAGATCAGCAAGAAGCTGACCCTCGTCGTGGACACGATCAGCGCCTCGGCCAAGGAAAAGGTGGAAAAGGCTGGCGGCTCCGTCCAGCTCCCCGCTTGA
- the rpsE gene encoding 30S ribosomal protein S5: protein MVTPDSTPTPSAPQPPQGGQQPGGQQQQPGGYGQRGGGYGQRGGGYGGGGGGGFGGGQGRGPRGPRRDDRNQQQESDGPQLAEKVVFINRCAKVVKGGRRFSFSALIVAGDKEGKVGLGFGKANEVADAIKKAGEAAKKVLKPMNIVDGTIPHEIYAEFGGGKVLLKPASPGTGIIAGGGVRAVCEAVGIRDILAKSMGSSNHSNVVKATLKALSQLRTRDQILGSRGKKKEKAI, encoded by the coding sequence ATGGTGACTCCAGACTCGACTCCTACTCCTTCCGCACCCCAGCCCCCGCAAGGCGGCCAACAACCAGGCGGCCAGCAACAGCAACCGGGCGGCTACGGCCAGCGCGGCGGCGGTTACGGCCAGCGTGGTGGTGGCTACGGCGGCGGTGGTGGCGGCGGCTTCGGCGGTGGTCAAGGCCGTGGCCCGCGTGGCCCGCGCCGTGATGACCGCAACCAGCAGCAGGAGTCCGACGGACCCCAGCTCGCTGAGAAGGTCGTCTTCATCAACCGTTGCGCCAAGGTCGTCAAAGGCGGCCGTCGCTTCAGCTTCTCCGCACTCATCGTCGCCGGTGACAAGGAGGGCAAGGTGGGCCTCGGTTTCGGCAAGGCAAACGAAGTGGCTGACGCCATCAAGAAGGCCGGTGAAGCTGCGAAGAAGGTCCTCAAGCCGATGAACATCGTGGACGGAACCATCCCCCACGAGATCTACGCTGAATTCGGCGGTGGCAAGGTGCTCCTGAAGCCCGCCTCTCCCGGCACCGGCATCATCGCCGGCGGTGGCGTCCGCGCCGTCTGCGAAGCAGTCGGCATCCGCGACATCCTCGCCAAGTCGATGGGTTCCTCCAATCACTCCAACGTGGTCAAGGCCACCCTCAAGGCGCTTTCCCAGCTTCGCACCCGCGACCAGATCCTCGGATCCCGCGGCAAGAAGAAGGAAAAGGCAATCTGA
- the rplR gene encoding 50S ribosomal protein L18, giving the protein MSKINRKEGRRRIHARIRKKVAGTAERPRLAVHYSNQHVYAQVIDDVARRTLVSASTLDKSFENAASNVEAAAKVGALLAERAKAANVSAVVFDRGGHLYHGKIKALADAAREAGLQF; this is encoded by the coding sequence ATGAGCAAAATCAATCGCAAGGAAGGACGCCGCCGCATTCACGCGCGCATCCGCAAGAAGGTCGCCGGGACCGCCGAACGTCCTCGTCTGGCCGTGCACTACTCGAACCAGCACGTTTACGCGCAGGTCATCGACGATGTCGCCCGCCGCACCCTCGTCTCCGCCTCGACGCTCGACAAGAGCTTCGAAAATGCCGCCTCGAACGTGGAAGCTGCCGCCAAGGTCGGTGCTCTCCTCGCCGAGCGCGCCAAGGCCGCCAATGTCAGCGCCGTGGTCTTCGATCGCGGCGGTCACCTCTACCACGGCAAGATCAAGGCGTTGGCTGATGCCGCCCGCGAAGCCGGTCTCCAATTCTAA
- the rplF gene encoding 50S ribosomal protein L6: MSRVGLKPISLPAKVSVKVDAGKVVVEGPKGKLDLALPAGISVKSEDTSVVVARASEARNFRALHGTVRSLVNNMITGVSQGFVKDLEIQGVGLRAAVKGKDLDLSLGKSHPILHPIPAGLTVTVNENTKIKVEGIDKQLVGQFAAEVRGYYPPEPYKGKGVRYVGEHVRRKEGKSVGK; the protein is encoded by the coding sequence ATGTCACGAGTTGGTCTCAAACCGATTTCCCTGCCCGCCAAGGTCAGCGTGAAGGTCGATGCCGGCAAGGTTGTCGTCGAGGGCCCGAAGGGCAAGCTCGACCTCGCCCTCCCCGCAGGCATCTCCGTCAAGAGCGAAGACACTTCCGTCGTCGTCGCCCGCGCCAGCGAGGCTCGCAATTTCCGCGCGCTGCACGGCACCGTCCGCAGCCTGGTCAACAACATGATCACCGGAGTCTCCCAAGGCTTTGTCAAGGACCTTGAAATCCAGGGCGTCGGTCTCCGTGCCGCGGTCAAGGGCAAGGACCTCGACCTGTCCCTGGGCAAGTCCCACCCGATCCTTCATCCGATCCCGGCCGGCCTGACCGTCACCGTGAACGAAAACACCAAGATCAAGGTGGAAGGCATCGACAAGCAGCTCGTCGGCCAGTTCGCCGCCGAGGTCCGTGGCTACTACCCGCCGGAGCCTTACAAGGGCAAGGGCGTCCGCTACGTCGGCGAGCACGTTCGCCGCAAGGAAGGCAAGAGCGTCGGCAAGTAA